The region ACAGGGCTGTGAAGAAAGCAGAGGTAGAAAAGATAATTGAGATGGTTCCTATTGGTATAAACTAATATGTGTAAAGGAAGCCATCACTGGAATAGATGTGATGTGTTCATGTCAAAaccagaaacacaaaaaaatatgcaaagatCCATTCTGACTGACATTTTAGAAGGTATAATCTTATCAGAACTTAAGCAGATAGATCACTTCTGGTTCCCTTATTCTAATTATTCAAGCAAATACTTTTTTGCTCCTATTTCTTTAGTCCAGTAAGGTGTAATACATTTAATTATTTGGTTAATATGACAGCTCTGGCACTACCTGATATTCCTTTTAACTGCCATGCTTGCTCCGTAACTCATGGagtgtaaaataaaatcttgcatTCACTAGCGTATTTTCTCAGTCGACTTGCAGCTGCAGTGAACAGTCAGAAATCTATCCAAACACAGCCATGGCCTCCTTTTTTACCAAGTTTTCCAAGGTGCTGCTTCTGTTACGAAGTCACATACACTGAGAGTAACTTTGATTGAGCTCTTTAGATTCCTTAAGACCCCAGGTCTCCTCTCCTTTTCTAGGTCAGGTTCTAACCAAAACTGACAGGAACCTGGCCTCAATAGCTTCCACAGGATTAAAGTCTCTTTCAGAAAAGGACTAAGCCCATTGTTGCTGAACACCCACTGCCAGTAAGGgacctttccttttctctattcTTTGATTCAGTTTCACACAAACCTCTTTAAATAGCAGCACAGGTTGCCATGTAGATGCTTGTCCTTGGATGCAATCATGTCACATTTGTCAAAACAGTGCTATTAATAATTATGGGTAGACTTCTAAAAAACTCAGTGGTTTAACtaaatgcatttgtttcagAATTCAGTATTGTTTTATTTAGATCTTTTATGTTCTCTGCTACTTGTGATTTCTGAGTgttaaaacataaaaaggagCAGCCAACAGTACCTCTAAGATTATCAAGCCCTTAGCTGGACAGTTTGTACGCTTAGTCATGTTGAAACCTTTAGTTTTCCACTGAAGTGCAATGAGTAGCTGGACACAGCCCCTCATCCCCCATCTAAATGATTATCATTCCAGCTTAAATGTCGTGTGGATTATTGTTTCCTACCCCAGTTTATTCAAGAATTAATGCAGCAGACTTTTCAATTGTTTTGGACAACAGTAGGCAACACAACCCTCCTCCATGCACCCCTCTGGGACACTCTGGCCCCCTGCACTTACATGTGGGTCACGCCCAGGTCCACCTCCACCAGTGGGAGCCCACCAAAGCAGGCAGATGTCCACCAGTCACTCAAATACGGCTGGGCAGTGCACAGTGGCACAAGTCACTGGCCTAGTTAAGCTGGAACAGTGCCCAACTTTGCCCAACTGCCAAGCCACTTAAATTTCCAGGCAAACAAGCTGCAGAACGTGCTCCTGGAAAGACCAACAACCCTACACTCCTCCTGCTGATCTTCCTCCCCAGCCTCGGCAGTGGGGACAGGTGCAACTGCAATCTGCCTTCACGCTGATGAACCATGACAGAGCTGTGTTCATTTTACCCCAGTGCTGTCACCAGCCTGTGTCACTGATGTTGTGACACTTGAGCGATGAACCCCAAGGCAGCACGCCTCTCTGCCTTCTGGGCAGAATGCTCCAGGAACTACACACATGGAGGCTGCCAGCACTTAGAATCTtcaaatcattttggttggaagagaccctcataatCGAGTCCAAGCAGAACCTAACTCTAGCagtaaatcatgtccctaagaactgctttttaaacacctctagggatggtatctccaccacttccctgggtggCCTGATGCATTTCCAGACCTTTGCTCTCTGAGGAGGCTCCTATCGGGGTAAAGGCCCCGGGAATGGAAGGCCAGGCCGGGCGCCTCCACCTTCCGACACGCCCAGCCGTGCGGCGAGGCGCCCCCGCGCACCCCGCAGGCCCCACCGCAGGCCGTCCGAAGTGGCCGCGGCCCCCGGGCACCGCCCCATCCCCGCTGGCCGGGGCGCTGCCGAGCCACAGAGCGCGCAGGCCGCGGGCAACCGGCGTCACGCAGTGGCGTCACGCGCGCGCGCGGCCCTTCCCCGCGGCGAGCTCAGCCCGCCCCCTCCcgctgcccctcctcctccgtGGCGTCACAGTGGCGCGTTCGCCCCCGCCTCCTCCCCCCCATCCCGCGCGTGACGTCGGCGCGTCCCGCTGtcccggcggcggggccggaggAGGCGGCAGGTGACGGCGGCGGGCTGAGCCGGCCGGCCCGGCGGGTGAGTGGCTGCGTCCCTGGCGCCGCCGCGGaggtgggaaggaggaggacgaggaAGGAGCGGCCGCCACCAATGGTCACTCCGACAGGGCCCCTCTTCCGCCGCGGCCGCTGCTGcccgcggcggggagcgggcgggctggggctggtgccgcggcgccgccgccgcgcgaGTGGGCACCCTGAACAAAGGAGCGGCGCGGTGCGGTGCGGGCCAGCCGCGCTCCGGGGCGGGGAGCCATGCCCGTTATTGTTTTGGGCGGCGGGGGGATCACCCGCCCCGCCCGCGGCGTCACGTGACGGGtgccggggccgcccccgctACCCCGCTGGGGAggccgctccccgccccgccgccccgggagagccgggcCCGGCGCCCGAGAGCTTGCCGGTACTTCCCGTAGGCCCGGTGCCCTCTGCGGGGCCCGCCTCCTGCCGCTGAGGGAGGCGGCGTCCCGCTGCCTTTGCCGGGTGACGTGCGCGCCCCGTGCCGGGTCGGGGCCCCGGTTTCCAGGTTTCGCGTCGTTCGGTAGTAAAATAGGTCAGAAGCATTAGCGGTGGCGTCGTCACGCGTGGCAGAATCCCCTGACCCAGCGAGCGCAGCGCTTTAATTCTTAGACCAATGTGCAGCGCTTTAAATAATTCTGCGTGTTGTCACTCGCCTTTCAAAATGTCATTGCTGGAGCTGGTCTGCTTTGGTTGTCGTGATGAGCTCTCCGAACCCGGAACGGGAGTCGCGCAGTCATAGGAGCAGCGTACAAAGCGTGTGGAAAGTAACCGGTGTTTCCGATGTGTCTCTGTGCTGGCTGATTTCGCCTCAAGTGTTTGGATCGTGTCCCCCTTCAGAACGGGAAAATGGGACGTGAAAATAGGTCCGGCTTTTGGTGCAGTACGGGGCTGCCaccactgaaaaattaatacaaagtATTAGTAAATACGAGTTTTTGATACAAAGAAGGTAATCAGAATGGTGTAATCGTTAAAAGTGTGGGGATTTAAATCTTAGTGTAACTTTTCTGTGATAGAAACTAGAAATACTGTAGGTTTTGTTACTGGTTGTGTAGTGTGCCGGTATACATTGGACAAATAGAAGGAGGAGTAGAGAGCAgagctttaaaacattttgcttttgtcagATTTGTAATACTAAAAATACAGTCCTGCTACTTTGTTAGCTGCTGCCTCTGGACAGTGGGCTCCTTAAAAGTAGTCCCTAAAGCATCTCTAAAAAGGCACTACCAAAAATTACAGTTTGTAATAGTACTGAAAATACAGCGAAATCTGCATATTGATGTGGTCATTTGGAGTAAATCTTATATATTGAATGTTTGTAAGAACTTGCTTTATAGTCTTGTGTGCTTAATACTGTGGTTTCTTTCCAAGTGGATCAAAGTACCAGTTGTTTAAACTGCTATAATGCAGAATCTGtactgaatgaaagaaaaagttctattcttatttccttcaaaatataCTGCATCAATTTAGAGGTAATTGAATTACAATTTATTTAGAgagcagtatttttaaaggcTCTTGAACAGTGGACTCAGGGAATTGGTGGTGAAGGTCTTTTTgttgaaatagattttttttttctctcttctgtacATGTTAATCAAGtctatgtatatatgtatatatatgtatttatatatatatatgaagagATATTCCTGTActtactttctctttctgaagCATTGATAACTTCAGATGAATcgttttctgctttgttttccacacAATATCATTTGAGTGAGAAATTATCATTTTGCTGTGTTAAATACATTGAAATATGATATATGCTCAAAATTCGAATTAAGTGCTCCAATTGTAGAACAGAAGAACCTCATTTTGAATAAATATGTAGCTGTTTGATACCAAAATGGTTGACTGTTCTGCACTTGACTATACTTCTGTGATTCGTTTCCAAATGTACATACAAGGGTTGTTTTGTATTAATGTGTAATAGCAAAGGATAAGGAACGACAGTCAACTTGAAGCCTCATCACAATCAGCAATTCCTGAAGATAATTCTGTATTTAAGAAACAGATAGAGAAAAGTAGGTAAGGACAGGAAACAGTTAAGTTAGTTATCTGTTGCACTATCCAGTGCTCAGGGatggttttaaaaaatacttgacAGGCTCATTACATTGAGATGATACTATATTGACAGTAGCAGACCTTCACATAGGACAGTGATTTTTTTcgtatttaaaaagaaatggccaccttcctgttttcttcccacAGTGTGAGGCTCATAGTGAATTGTAGGGAAGGGCAGAATTCTGGGGTTCTTTTTCCCCTACTTCCCCCTCAATAATTGAGTTATGAGTTAGGGATCTGGATGGGAAAATCGAGGTATTTAATTACAGAAGAGCATTTACTCTCTTGAAGTaatgctgcagctgctgagttTTCAACCTGGGGGTAGGGGGGGAGATGAATTTGTGATAGCTATTTTAGAATAATCTGTACAGAGTTGAATAATTTGTGAGATTATCTGTCATTTGAGGTAGGACTCAAATAGTAGTCTTCAGCTGGTTTGGTTAGAAGCCGATGTTCATTTAATTTACTGAGGGTttgtgttcatttgtttttaaaaagctaagcTTTTACTTACAGAGAAAATTTCTTAAGACTGTAGGCAACACTTCATTGCCATTTAGGAGCTGGCTTCTTAAATATGTATgtttctgcaattttttttttttttttaattgttgctgttttttccaaagaaatagaaaagtggaaaaaaatgtgtcttgATAGTTTACTGTTAATCCAATAGGCACAGTTGATTGAACTGACAATAAATTGTTTCATTCCATCTTAGTCTAGTAAAACCCTAACGTTTTTCTTTAAGGAGACCCTGAAGTCATTTTAGGACATGAATCTGATAGGAAGTCCACCAACTTCAAAATCCTGAAGTTGCATGGAAGAAGCAGATGTGACTTCTCCCAGCAAGCATCCTCAGAGTGTCAAGGGGACAAAGAGAGCAGTTAAATGTTGTCTGAGCCTCAGTTTGGGAGGGGATGTCGCCCACTTCAAATGCTTGTTCCTGATCAGTGGGAATGTGCTTCATCTGTTGCATCTTGAATTAAAGTTTCAAAATCTGTGTGTGGTAGGATGCATGGATTTGGTGAGCTTGCACAAGGAAGGGGTACTTGCAGGTTGCTGCAGATAATGTAACTCCTCATACTACACGCTTTTCTAGTGTAGAAAATTAATTGCTAAGTATAGAACATGGCTCTTACCCACTTGACTTCAAAGGAGGAGTCATCATCCGTgaaagggtgtgtgtgtgtgtaaccaCAAGTGTCTTTTATCCCATTTAGTAAAATTTTCAAGACTGGCTTATTAAATAAATGATGTCATGAAATGTAGAGCTTACCTGAAGTCAGTTTGTAAACTAGTTCTTTTTAAGAGCTTTACAGCAATTAGAAAGTTGCCTTACCATAACCCTATAATTATGCCCTAATTGGATTCTTCTAGGTATGATTACATACCTTGAATAAGTGTATGGATTTTTATGTCCTAAGAAATCTACCAGAACTGACCCAAGCTTTTTCTCCCATTTCGTTTTATCATATGCTACCTCTAGTAGTGGATTGCAAGAGGTAGTAGATAAAAGGCTGCCAGTGATACCTACAGGAGTAACAGAAAGCCAGATCCTACCATGAAGGACTGAACACCACACCCACAGCATCAAGCTGGTGGCAAGTCTCTCTTTGGTCATCGCAAACACAGTATCTTGTCTGAGTGGATTAGCAGAGCCAAAATTGTAACATGATTGCAGCTCTTGGTTTCAGAGTGATGTGTGGAGAAAGAGGAAGCTGCTACAACAATGAGGGGAGAAGAGAACCTTCTGCCTTTTGAAAAGGTGTGGATAAGCTTGctaatttttgcatttttccatAGCAGCTCTTTCTAAAAATAGCTGCACAGAATGCTCCATGGAGCTCAGCTATAAAGAAAACAACGTATTTGGGTAATGTGTCTCATACTGAAGTCATCTGAACATTTCACTTGTATGTCATTAATGATAAATGTTCAATCACTTGATGAAAGTCTAGAGCACAGAACACTATAATACTAAATACTCCATGATGTCTCAGGGACTTATCAGTCCTTGACTTTGCTTGACTCTGTACATGTCTGATCTGCACTGTATTTATTCTCAATTTGCTCAAGGAAAGAATAATTTCGGATCTAAAATGTGACATTCTCAGGTGTGCTTCAAATCATTCCTATATGTAACATTTGGCAGCAACTTCAAATTGTGGATGAAAATGCTGAAGAGTCATCTTGAAACCTACAGCCCAGAAGGAAGATATAACTCTATAGCTCATCAGTCTTTTTACAGAAGATTCCCAAATACCTTCTGTAACCAAGGGTGGCTCTTTTAGGTCGAGACCTTCCTGTTTAGGGTGTGAGAATGTGACAGTGAAATCTTGATGGTCCCCCTGCCCTCTCCACGTTCTCAGATTCCTACTTCCTTACTGTATTTAGGTATTTGTTAGACACTTAATGGTTTCCAGTGATTACTATGTATTTGTGAAATGAATTAGCTCGGATTCTGGTTGGTGGCATACGCAAATTGTATTGTGACTGACATGACCTGCTAGCCTGAAGAGGGGTATATTACCTCAGAGGTGTAGAGGCTGAGTTGCATCCTTGTCCTCCTTTTCAGAGATCGCATGCATTCATTCCATGAATGAACCTTGGAGCCCTTCAGTACttcataaagaaataaatgaagatcctaattaatcctttttttgtttACCTTGTTAAGTATCAAATCTAGGTCATTGAGTTTGTTTATAAGCTAGTATGAGGCCATACATATGTAGATTTATAAAAAAAGGTGCTGAAGGGTTCTGAAGTTGATTAATTAAATGAATGCATGTGATCTCTGAAAAAAGGACAAGGATgcaaggctctgagcaacagACTGCTTGAAATATGGAGAGGACCTTGGGGAAATTAGCTGTTTGCATGCACTGTTTTCTTCTCAAGCGTCTGATACTGGTACCTGTGAAGAGACAAGCCTAGGCAGTCCTTTGGAAAGATATGATATGGATAGTTTTATATGGCGTTAGCCATGCAGCCATTAAGAGTTTTTAAACTCTCAGAATATAAGGACTCATGTATTAGAGGTTAAATTTGCATAAACATAATGTGCACCTAACTTTGttcttgtttctgcttttgtgtACATTGTCACTTTATGGAAATGAGCCATTAACTTATTAAAGATAATTATCTTTTGTAATACttcagaaaaagataaaaaaataaaccagaagcCTGCATCAGGTAAATGAAAggatagtattttattttctgtaacagGACCATGGCGTTGTATTTCGCTCGCTCATACCTCTGTATAACATTGTAATGGTGACTATTGTTTGCTTTCCATTAGTTTGCAGAGAAGCTGAAACACTGTAGTGTACCATTGAGCAGGACAAGTAAGGAATGAGCCAGCCTTGGAAAAGAGGACCTGCCGTCCTAGCTGGAGACATCTGAAGAGAGGACATTTTAGTCTTATGGCATGCTTCAgtaaaaattattcagaaaaagtAAGCTGTTGTTTTGTTGATGAATTTATGTGTGTTAGCTCCTTGACAGACTGCTTAGTTGCAGTTAGAATTTTACCTGGAGTTTAAAAAATTACTCAGTTTTGAGGTGGTTTTGTgggattttactttttcttccagtagAGTCCTAGAAGGTCTGGGGTCTCTTAATTTAGTTTTTATATGTCACCTCTCCCATGCTTTGTGTATTTATGGAGGTgctcttcctttaaaaacaaaaagtgagCATCATTTTAGTTGATATGAATCTTCAAGTGCATAATGGTCCTGCATTCTGAGCACATGCAACTGCAGTTGTGCTTATCTTTTAAGAGTTTTATGTTGCTGGGCAGTGCTTGCGTATAGATAAGGCTTTATTCCTCCAGCTGTATTCATTTTACACATAACATTTTCCTCTGAGTCACTAAAAATCACATGGGAATTTCaagatttcttttaatatcctgcATTATTGTCTTGATCTAATAAGTAATCAAAGAACCCTCTAATAGCTAACCTATTGAACACAGTTCAAATGTTAGCATTTGTGCTTTCAGTGAACAGGTGGGAACTTTCACTCTGCTTTTAGTTTACTAATAtgttagttttttgttttgttttccaaaatccaTTGTATTTTTAATCCCAACAGTCTCCAAAATCTTAATTATGATACACGACTTGTAGAGAAGTCACAGGttggtttaatattttctgaaaaggatAACCTTATCAAGTGTATTGAGGTAGAAGCAGCCTTTTGCAAACCTGTAGCATGGAAGTACAAATGGAAGTACAAATCTCAGCTGCTGTGCCTTTTTGCACAGTAGTATCTCATTATGGGAGCACTTGAAAATTCAGAGCCTTTACCTCAGTCATGGTTAACGCAAATTCATCAACACATGGATTTATCTTTCAGGTCTTCTGTTGTGAGATACTGGTTGGGTTGTATTCATGGGTATTCTGAAATTTCAATagcttttcttccctcctttttagaaaaagatttttattataaaaccCTAGTTTTGGTGTAAAAAATCTGTTGCAAAATATAACCTCAAAAGTGTGAGGCTCCCAGAAAAGAACTTTTTCACAGCGTCGTTAGCATGGAGTTCGCAGATAAACGTGTACTGTACAGTAAAAGAGACAGTTACCAGGTGGTGGGTAATGCTGTGTCTGTATTTGGCATGCTGATTTAAGAACTAGGATGCAGATTTGTCTTTGATCTcagagaaagaaattcagatATGAAACTGAAACATAGGTAAATACAGTTACGTGCTACTTCAGGAAAAAGATTTGATCTGTAGAGCTTTTAAAAGAATGATTTGAtaaaaaaaggattaaagaGGCATTGGtctttcaaaaggaaattatAGTGATAGAAGGGAACCGACAGCATACAGAAGTACATCTTAAGTAAATAGCACTTAATACATTATTGTGGAGATAAATACTGAAgtataaatcttttttttttttttttaatcccagcTTGCATTCACAAGATGTTCAGAGCAGTGGAGGCTTTCACCGTAATGCTAGGTATTTTCTCTTGAGGTAACACGTTTTGCTAGAACTGTGTATAACACTAGAATAGGTTGTCCAGGGAGGCTGTGGTATCTCCATCCTTGCAGGTTTCAAAAAAACTCAGCTAGacaaagccatggctgatcTGATCTAGTATTGGTGGTAGTGCCGTGTGGAACATGAGGCTGGACTACATGTCCCCAAAAGGACACTTTTGGCCCCCGTGTCTGTGATAATTTTGTATGAAGTATTCCTAGGTGCTTGTAAAACAAAGACCAGTTCACTGAAAAGCTGTGTGGCTGAATATATCAGCCCTATGCCTCAAAGTTCCTTGTGGACTTAAATGAAAAAAGGCACCATTTTAGGCCCCATCCCCCAAAGCCTATTCTTCTCCCTCATTTGATATctgttgtttgggtttgattGCTAATAAATaagaacataaaaagaaaattaccatGAAACAGACCGTGAAAGATTGCCGTGGCAAAAATATAGTTGAGAAGGCATTTGCATATTTAGGCTAGAATTTTTCAGCTACTGAAATCCTACACAATGTCAAAGCAACACAGTTTTGCATTCTCTGCCTTCTTACAGGTGGTTACAAAAATCATCTTTAATGACATAAATAGGATATGGCCAGAGAAGGCAGAGGCAATGACTTCACAAACCAATCAAATCATGGTTCTGTGTCTGCTGGGTTATACTGCTGCTTCTACTAGACTGCAGCTGTTCCTTTTGAGGTGCACTCAGCCAAATCATTTTTCAAATCTGGTTCTTTCTGCAGCCTGCTAGTTGTTCTGAGCCCAGTTTGAGGGATTGTGTCCTGTGGTACACGGGGACTAAGAATCAGAGTGGGGGAACACTTGAGCCGGGTGCTGCTGCCAGGCATATTTTCCACTGTGGGAGCTTAGTCTGAGGTACTGTTCAGGCAATCCCTTAATCAAAGAGATGATCACCAGTACTGTgcagagagatttttttaagttcagTGTTTGCAGCTAGATCACCTCTTGAGGAAAGAATTGTAGCTTCTTTAAATTTCTTGAGGAGGCTCTAAAGTAACTGGCTGGCTGGAGGTTCATTAATCAACACTACTTcagaggaagaacagaagaaattcCAAAATTTGTTTTCTATCTTGGCATGATAATgtgctgaaaatgaaatagctGAACATTGGTGATCAGCAAAAGAAATTCTCCCAGTACTCAATTTAGTCTGTCAGAATGTTAACCTGTCAGTTTCTTTGAGTTAAGCTTTGTAAGTGATACCTTACCTTAATTTAAGGTAAGCAGCTCATTCTGTGGATGTTGTTGTGGACGCGTGATGTGATgttatggttggactagatgatcttgagggtgtcttccagacaaaatgattctatgattctctttTATGTTGAGGTCAAAGGTCATGTAAGGTGCCAGTTTAGGTTGACACAGTAAACTGATTTAAATCTATCTATCTTTGGTCTTCTGCAGGATGGCTGGCTGTGGTGAAATAGATCATTCGATCAATATGCTTCCCACAAACAGGAAGACAAATGAGTCATGTGCTAATGCAGCACCTTCTCTGACAGTCCCTGAATGTGCTATCTGTCTGCAAACATGTGTCCACCCAGTAAGTCTTCCTTGTAAGCACGTTTTCTGCTATCTGTGCGTGAAAGGAGCTTCTTGGCTTGGGAAACGATGTGCACTCTGCCGGCAGGAGATTCCAGAGGATTTTCTTGACAAGCCAACCTTATTGTCACCAGAAGAACTCAAAGCAGCAAGCAGAGGCAATGGAGAATATGCTTGGTACTATGAAGGTAGAAATGGTTGGTGGCAGTATGATGAACGTACCAGCAGGGAGCTAGAAGATGCCTTTTCCAAGGGTAAAAAGAGCACTGAAATGCTAATTGCTGGGTTTTTATACGTAGCAGATCTTGAAAATATGGTTCAGTATAGGAGAAATGAGCATGGACGCCGCAGAAAAATAAAACGGGACATAATAGACATACCAAAGAAGGGAGTGGCTGGGCTGAGGTTGGACTGTGACACTAACACTGTCAACCTGGCAAGAGAGAGCTCTGCTGATGGTGCAGACAGCACACCGGCTCCGGGGGCTGCAGCCGTGCAGCCTCTGGCATCCCTTTCTGCTAGGCCCCTGCCCTCCCTAGATGGTCAGCTGATGAGT is a window of Columba livia isolate bColLiv1 breed racing homer chromosome 3, bColLiv1.pat.W.v2, whole genome shotgun sequence DNA encoding:
- the RNF146 gene encoding E3 ubiquitin-protein ligase RNF146; amino-acid sequence: MAGCGEIDHSINMLPTNRKTNESCANAAPSLTVPECAICLQTCVHPVSLPCKHVFCYLCVKGASWLGKRCALCRQEIPEDFLDKPTLLSPEELKAASRGNGEYAWYYEGRNGWWQYDERTSRELEDAFSKGKKSTEMLIAGFLYVADLENMVQYRRNEHGRRRKIKRDIIDIPKKGVAGLRLDCDTNTVNLARESSADGADSTPAPGAAAVQPLASLSARPLPSLDGQLMSPSTPSPDASNSLENSFAHLQISGDSMAERSHRGEGEEDHESSSSGRVPAPDTSVEETESDASSDSEDVSAHLQQHPSSIQQRHLNANTSQLGAERPVGGGGVVNTSARSRRPDGQCTVTEV